A stretch of the Plodia interpunctella isolate USDA-ARS_2022_Savannah chromosome Z, ilPloInte3.2, whole genome shotgun sequence genome encodes the following:
- the Taf4 gene encoding transcription initiation factor TFIID subunit 4 isoform X9 yields MASAEFLEQALSTDVDENAVNAIVGSLENQLVTSVPSVALRNNLVNVIPGQLSSFTSSANSIGVQKYNAEQISNSGLIPSSAISNSSVSYNNVLASAPSTFVSQSFSGAISNSGENIKVFSQAPNLANNNRLAYQTQSLVNGCINLATSQNQIHSVSGNSAVGQSMNKTVTMQPPLVIKQGTTTGQVGMQSGLVTMPLTVSSSMPGSMSNVMLNKPGGQNVVVTSQNLGSAQQALIPNVQILNMRPGAPAVAAQKSVATVSPRVVIGTPQVVGARAAAPGITLQTLQSLQPGQPGHLLLKTENGQYQLLRVGPAPTASTLTAPQTQTIRLSTVPAHPGVSTVSTSVATPGPMPGPLPAGPVAAPVVAPTPAAVAPATPPPQPPTVTTQKPSDNTKEKCRNFLANLLDLSSKEPKSVEMNVRNLIQELIDAQVEPEEFCDRLERLLNASPQPCLIGFLKRSLPLLRQSLVTKELVIEGINPPAPHVAFSTVPAPTQQAPVVAAPNVQMKPTVKSGSSIAVLQNIPLHTKINVNKVTSKTMTVNNKANFSRAAVTSNALSTVLTPGKSLLKDKEKKSMQFTPQAFADDKMAGDDDINDVAAMGGVNLAEESQRILGSTELIGTQIRSCKDEYLVPMTLMQSRLKAATARHGLEEPTPEVAGLISHAVHERLKNLVEKLACIAQHRIDLIKTDSRYEVTQDVKSQMKFLEELDRVDKKRREDSEREMLLRAAKSRSKNEDPEQAKLKAKAKEMQRAELEELRQREANLTALQAIGPRKKPRLDGPGGSGDSVANGAGHNTSGFSGRSHLALRTRLKRINQRDMVFLLEQERETAHSSMLFRSYLK; encoded by the exons ATGGCGTCAGCCGAGTTTCTAGAGCAAGCTTTGTCTACAGACGTTGACGAAAATGCAGTGAATGCTATCGTGGGATCTCTTGAGAACCAATTAGTGACATCCGTACCTTCAGTAGCATTACGGAATAACTTAGTGAATGTGATTCCGGGTCAGCTTTCTAGTTTTACGTCAAGTGCAAATTCTATTGGTGTGCAAAAATACAACGCGGAGCAAATCAGTAACAGTGGACTAATTCCATCGTCAGCGATATCAAATAGCAGTGTGTCATACAATAATGTATTAGCGTCTGCTCCGTCAACATTTGTATCCCAAAGTTTCTCCGGAGCCATATCTAATTCTggtgaaaatattaaagtattcAGTCAGGCACCTAACTTAGCTAACAACAATCGCTTGGCATATCAAACTCAATCTCTCGTGAACGGCTGCATTAATTTGGCTACTTCGCAAAACCAGATTCATTCAGTTTCTGGGAACTCTGCGGTTGGACAGTCTATGAACAAAACTGTTACTATGCAGCCTCCTCTTGTGATCAAACAAGGCACGACGACAGGTCAAGTAGGCATGCAATCGGGATTGGTGACAATGCCTCTAACTGTGAGCTCAAGTATGCCTGGCTCTATGTCCAATGTGATGCTAAATAAGCCCGGAGGGCAGAATGTAGTTGTGACCTCACAAAATCTGGGTTCAGCTCAGCAAGCGCTAATTCCTAATGTTCAGATATTGAATATGAGACCTGGGGCTCCAGCAGTAGCAGCACAGAAGTCCGTTGCTACGGTCTCTCCAAGAGTTGTGATTGGCACACCTCAAGTTGTTGGTGCTAGGGCAGCTGCACCCGGA ATAACGCTGCAAACTCTCCAAAGTCTACAACCTGGGCAGCCGGGTCATTTGTTGTTAAAGACTGAGAATGGTCAATACCAGCTGCTGAGGGTAGGTCCGGCGCCCACAGCCAGCACCCTCACGGCGCCGCAGACTCAGACCATCCGGCTCTCGACAGTGCCGGCA CACCCCGGTGTGTCGACGGTGTCGACGAGTGTGGCGACGCCGGGGCCTATGCCGGGTCCTCTGCCCGCGGGGCCAGTGGCTGCCCCGGTGGTGGCCCCAACCCCGGCTGCCGTAGCCCCTGCCACGCCACCGCCTCAGCCACCAACGGTTACAACACAA AAACCGTCAGACAACACCAAAGAGAAATGCCGTAACTTCCTGGCGAATCTACTGGACCTATCAAGCAAGGAACCAAAGTCTGTGGAGATGAATGTCAGAAATCTGATTCAGGAGTTGATAGATGCCCAAGTGGAGCCCGAGGAGTTCTGTGATCGACTGGAACGACTGCTGAATGCCAGTCCTCAACCATGCCTTATCGGGTTCCTCAAG AGAAGCTTGCCATTGCTACGGCAGTCATTGGTAACAAAAGAGCTCGTGATAGAGGGTATAAACCCTCCAGCACCGCATGTAGCCTTCTCCACAGTCCCTGCACCCACTCAACAGGCACCCGTCGTCGCTGCACCCAACGTTCAAATG AAGCCCACTGTAAAATCCGGCAGCTCCATAGCAGTGCTGCAGAACATACCGCTGCACACGAAGATAAATGTGAACAAAGTGACCAGTAAAACGATGACGGTGAACAACAAGGCGAATTTCTCGCGAGCGGCGGTGACGTCAAATGCTTTGTCTACCGTCTTGACACCAGGGAAGTCGTTGTTAAAGGACAAAGAGAAGAAATCCATGCAGTTCACGCCTCAGGCGTTCGCTGACGACAAGATGGCCGGCGACGACGACATCAATGACGTTGCAGCTATGGGCGGCGTCAATTTGGCCGAGGAGTCGCAGAGGATTCTGGGGTCCACTGAGCTCATCGGGACTCAGATTAG GTCATGCAAAGACGAGTATCTAGTGCCGATGACGCTGATGCAGTCACGTCTCAAAGCGGCTACGGCTAGACACGGTCTCGAGGAGCCTACTCCAGAGGTAGCCGGCCTCATCAGCCACGCTGTCCATGAAAGGCTAAAGAATCTGGTGGAGAAACTGGCTTGCATCGCTCAGCATAGGATTGACCTTATTAAG ACTGACTCGCGTTACGAGGTGACGCAAGACGTGAAGAGCCAGATGAAATTCTTGGAGGAGTTGGACCGAGTTGACAAGAAGAGGAGAGAGGACTCTGAGAGAGAAATGCTATTGAGGGCAGCCAAGTCTCGCTCGAAGAATGAGGACCCTGAACAAGCAAAGTTGAAGGCAAAG GCGAAAGAGATGCAACGAGCAGAGTTAGAAGAGCTGCGACAACGCGAGGCCAATTTGACAGCCCTGCAGGCCATCGGGCCGAGGAAGAAGCCACGATTGGACGGCCCTGGGGGCTCCGGGGATTCCGTGGCCAATGGTGCGGGGCACAACACTAGCGGATTT aGCGGTCGCAGCCATTTGGCTCTTCGTACCAGACTGAAGAGGATCAACCAGCGGGATATGGTATTCCTCCTCGAACAAGAAAGGGAGACTGCACACTCGTCGATGTTATTCCGCAGTTATCTTAAGTGA